Sequence from the Maribellus comscasis genome:
TTCTGTTATTCTTTTTTTCAGTAATTTATATTTCCGATTGTCAATAATATCCTCAAAATCACCTTTAAAAAGCTTACCAAAAAGCAGTACGGGATCTTTTTCTAAATTTTCCTCTAGGTATTCGGCAAATAATTTATCAAGTTCAGCACTGGATTTATATACATCAGCAAAATCGATCGCTGTAATCTTGAGCCTTTGTAATTTCAACTCCTGCGAGATTAAATTAACAGTTTGCTCCCATTCAGCACCAATATAACCATCAAGAGCAATGACAACGGCTCCGCTTTTCCCATTCAGTTTTTTTTGCAATAAGTTGCTGATATAGCTGGCCGATTGTTTTATTCCGGTTATTATAGAATGAATTGTTTTGTCTGATAATTCCGGCTTGTTTACGGCAGTTGGATCATCATAAGGATGTGGATTAAACATAAAACTCATTTCAAATTTCCTCCTTTTTAATTGTATTTAAATTTTTTATTGTTCATATTTCTAATTTTTATCACAAAACAATAAAAATGAGACATTTAAATCATTCAGTGACATTTCTTATAATCTTTGTTATATGAAAATTTGTATGCATATATCAAAAGTATCCCGCACAAAACCCAAATAATTGATAAAAGTGATATACCAAATGAAAGTCCAATAACTGGTTTTAAATAGCCCAGAACAATTGGAGAGAGAGAACCGACTCCAAAACCGATCATTAGCATTATACCTGAAGCCGATGATTGGTATTTTTTAGGAATAACATCATATAGAACAGCCCAAGTATTAGCATCAAAAAAAGCACGGGCAAATCCAAAGCCAGCAAATCCAATGTAAACAGAAATTAACCCATTGGATATTCCCATCAGGACTATAAATGGGACTGCAACAAGCAAACTTAAAGCTTGCATTAAAATACGGTTTGCCGGGTTTTTTACTGCTAGCTTATCTGAGAATTTCCCAGCGAAGAGAATTCCTAATAATGCAAATAGGTGAGTATAGAACATTGAATGGAAACCAGCTCGGGAAAGGCTCATATTAAACTTTTCAAAAAGGTAAGTAGGAGTCCAGGTAAGGTATCCGGTCAGAACAAAAATTAGTCCGCTAAATCCTATTGTGAGTACTATGGCTGTTGGTGTTTTAAAAAAAATTCTTAATGCTTCTGAAACTTTAATTTTTCCCGCCTTTTCTTCCTCTTTTTCCCATTCCTTTTTGTCCTCTTTATCTTTTAATCTTAATATCAATATAATTCCATGGATCAATCCAATACCTCCAAAAATATAAAAAGCGTTTCTCCACCCCCAGTGTTGTCCAATGTAACCTGCTACATATCCACTTACAATAATACCAATGTAGTACGAAGTCTGATGGACAGACATGGCAAATGCACGTGTATCTTTATGGTAACTGGCTAATAACGTATAGTTTGCAGGTCCGAACAATGATTCTCCTCCTCCGGTTGCAATGCTTCTCATCAGTATTAACATTAATATTCCATTACTGAAACCGGTAAACATCGTGGCAAAACTAAAAAGAAGAATACTTACTACAACAATCCACTTTTTGCTAAAAATATCACCTACATAACCCGCAATTGGAACAAGTAAAGCAAACACCAAGTTAAAAACGGTAGCAATTGTACCTATTTGCAGATCAGTAAGCTGTAAATCAGTTTTTATTAATGGTAAAACCACGTTAAAAACCTGCCTATCTGCCTGATTTAGAAAAAAGGCGATCCACAGTAATGCAAGGACTTCCCACTTATACTTACTATAATTTTTCATTAATCTGAAAATTTATCTTTTTACCTAAGTAATTTATCTTTTTAGAAAAAATAGGTGTCTTGAAATGGAGTTTGAGATTGTCTTGTTTAACTCAAATAACCAAATTGAAAATAACATCTTTATTGTACGGTACAATTAAAAGATGGATTTACAGCTATCTACTGTTTGTAATGAAATCTTAATATTATATTGAAAAAAGAATCTAATTCAACATTGACAAAAAGTAATATCAGAATTTTCTATTTTTTCTTTAAATCAATTGAATGGTGATTCAGCATTTTTTAATTATTATGGAACATGTGACATTTGAAAGACAAGTCTTTGCCCATTAATAAAAGCGTCAAATGGTAATTTAAAATTATTTAAAGTTTTGCCATCAAGTTTAACACTCTTGGCATAAATATTTTCAGGTGAATAATTTTCGCATTCAATTGTAAAAGTATTATTATTATAAATATAATCTGAGAAATGAATTGTTATCTTTTTAAAGAGTGGGGCACCTAAGAT
This genomic interval carries:
- a CDS encoding MFS transporter, producing the protein MKNYSKYKWEVLALLWIAFFLNQADRQVFNVVLPLIKTDLQLTDLQIGTIATVFNLVFALLVPIAGYVGDIFSKKWIVVVSILLFSFATMFTGFSNGILMLILMRSIATGGGESLFGPANYTLLASYHKDTRAFAMSVHQTSYYIGIIVSGYVAGYIGQHWGWRNAFYIFGGIGLIHGIILILRLKDKEDKKEWEKEEEKAGKIKVSEALRIFFKTPTAIVLTIGFSGLIFVLTGYLTWTPTYLFEKFNMSLSRAGFHSMFYTHLFALLGILFAGKFSDKLAVKNPANRILMQALSLLVAVPFIVLMGISNGLISVYIGFAGFGFARAFFDANTWAVLYDVIPKKYQSSASGIMLMIGFGVGSLSPIVLGYLKPVIGLSFGISLLSIIWVLCGILLIYAYKFSYNKDYKKCH